The following coding sequences lie in one Lolium perenne isolate Kyuss_39 chromosome 2, Kyuss_2.0, whole genome shotgun sequence genomic window:
- the LOC139835596 gene encoding uncharacterized protein: MAEIWDLPPEGLVKPTGIEWLLHVQQMIPEAERAPALMTMWRIWHVFQDANVVKGKMVVNHVQGFTKAGTQMDGRRKVRKRWTHPASGEAKLNIDGPFLGKASTVGIVLRDHCGEPIFTVCQNLPHYNDATEAEIISIEEGLRLVWHRTPLKVKVEFDCTEAVEMIRESLPNTSAYAFRISAIRDLLRVEKEMFVLLKLAERLIL, from the exons ATGGCTGAAATATGGGATTTGCCGCCGGAAGGCCTTGTAAAACCAACTGGAATAGAATGGCTCCTACATGTCCAGCAAATGATACCTGAAGCCGAAAGAGCTCCTGCGCTCATGACTATGTGGCGAATATGGCATGTC TTCCAGGATGCAAATGTGGTAAAGGGTAAAATGGTGGTCAATCATGTGCAAGGGTTTACCAAGGCAGGCACCCAAATGGATGGTAGGCGAAAAGTTAGGAAGCGCTGGACACATCCTGCTAGTGGAGAGGCCAAGCTAAACATTGATGGGCCCTTTCTTGGCAAGGCATCAACGGTAGGAATTGTGCTCCGTGACCATTGTGGGGAGCCAATCTTCACTGTGTGTCAAAATCTGCCACATTATAATGACGCCACAGAAGCAGAAATTATTTCCATTGAGGAAGGCCTGCGACTGGTCTGGCATAGGACACCGCTGAAGGTTAAAGTTGAATTTGACTGCACCGAAGCTGTGGAGATGATCAGGGAATCGTTGCCAAACACCTCAGCTTACGCGTTCAGAATTAGCGCTATTCGTGATTTACTTAGGGTAGAGAAAGAGATGTTTGTATTGTTAAAGTTAGCCGAGAGGCTAATACTGTGA